The following is a genomic window from Brevibacterium limosum.
CACGATCTTCGGCAACTCGGCCCTGTCCGAGGTCTTCAACGGCAACGACGAGTTCGCGCAGACGGCCATCGCCTCCCCGGAACAGGGCTGGTACGACCTGCTCGGGATGTTCCCGGGATCGACGTTCCTCATCGGCCTGGCAACCCTGTCGGGACTTCTGTTCTACCTCACGAGTGCGAACTCCGGTGCCATGGTGATGTCGAACTTCTCCTCCTCGATTCCCAACCCGGAGGAGGACGGAAAGAAGTGGCTGCGCATCTTCTGGGCCCTGGTCACTGCGGTGCTCACCATCGCCATGCTCGTCGCCGGCGGTGTGACGACGATGGAGTACGCGACCCTCATCTTCGCCCTGCCGGTCACAATCATCGCCTACCTCGTCATGGCCTCGTTCTCGAAGGTGCTGCGCATGGAGCGCGCCGAGCGCGAGGGCCGGATCCGTCGTCGCCGCACCACCGCCGCCCACGGCGGGCGTGCTCCGGAGAAGACCTGGCGTCAGCGTCTGGCGACCCTGCGGTCCTACCCGACGAAGAAGTCCGTCGAACGCTTCGTCGCCGAGGTGGTCGGACCGTCCCTGGAGGCCGTGGCCAAGGAGTTCCGCGAACTCGGCTACACCGTCGATCACATCCAGACCCTCGACGAGGACAGCGAGATCACGACGAACACGCTCAATGTCGACATGGGCGATCAGCGCGACTTCCACTATGAGGCCGCGGCCATCGAGGCGAATGTCCCGTCGTTCGGCGCCCGCAATGCCCCGCGCGGTGACGACAAGTACTTCCGCATCGAGGTCTTCACCCAGACCGGCTCGGAAGGCTACGACCTCATGGGCCTGAGCGCTCAGCAGATCATCGACGACGTGCTCGACCGGTACGAGAACCACCTGTCGTTCCTCGCCTACTCGCACGAGCATTCGTATCAGTCGGTCGTCACCCCGCCGACGCCGCCGACCACGGACACGATTCCAGCGGTGCCCAAGGACGCCGACGAAGTCGAGGAGCTCGACGAGCCGAAGCACTGAACCCGATTCGGTGAAGGCATGAGTTCGGAAGGAGCGGTGGCCCATCGGGTCACCGCTCCTTCTGCATCGTCGAACCAGAACTGGAACAGAATATCTCTGCGCGATGCGGATCCGGCTGAGAGAATCGATTCATGAAGCTGAGAGCCCGAAAGCTGAGCACGACAGTTCTCTACGGAATTGCCCTCGCCGGATTCGTCACTGTCGTCTTCTTCCTGACGAACGCAGGCATCGATCCGCGACCCAATCGCTATGGCGACTTCGATCCCGCGGGCGCCGGCACTGTGGGCATCGGTCTCTTCGGTCTCTATCATGCGATCGCGATCATCTTCTTCGACGACGACCCCGCACTGGTCTCTGCCGAGGATGGTCGGCAGTCCGATGATCCGACGGCACCGAGGAAAGCCGGGTCATTCACCGAGTTCGTCCGCCAGCCGGCGCTCAAGGTCTTTTCGGTCGGCCCGATCTGGGCGGCGGCCTCGGCGGCGGTGATCTTCATCTGGTTCGCTGCGGCAGAGGTGCCCGGCACCATCGGAACGGTGTGGGGCGACTACGGCCATTCGCCGCTTCCGGCACTGGCCGTCTTCTGCGGCTGCTGGGCGGCGACGAATCTCTGTTTCATCCTCTCCACCCTCGCCGAGGCGGGCCGCCGTGACAATCCGCCGCTCTGCATCGTCTCTTTGGTACTGCTCTTCCTCGCTGCCGCAGGAGTCGTCGTCGTCTTCCTGGCCGCATTGCCGGACATGCAGCCCGGCACAGCACTGGCCGGGTGCGGATCTGCCCTCCTCGCCTCCCTGGCTGGGCTCACCGGTGTGCGGCTCTGGGCGATGCCCCGTTTCAGGGCCGAAGCGAAGGAAGATCAGCTGGGAGCCCGCGCACGCCGTCGGCGGAAGCGGTTCGGATCACGCCACCAGGGCACCGGTCAGCCGCCGTATGACATACTCGGTGCCGGGGAGACGCTGCTCGCCCACTTCATCGGCAGCGGGGCGCCGGAACCGGAGATGCTCGTCGCCACGAATCGCCGAGTAGTCAGGGCCCTCGTCCGCGCACCGGGACAGACTTTCGTCATCGAGCAGGCCGAGCCCGGCCAGCTCCTCGGCGCGCGCTCCGAACGACTCGGAACAGGACTCGGCAACCCAGGACCCGGCGGGCCGGGACCCGAACCGTTCGAGACCGACCTCGTCACCGCCATCGGTCTGCGCGGACAGCAGGAGATGACGGCACACGGCGGCGATCCGATCGCGTCGCAGCGCTTCGCCGATGCACTCAATTCGCTCGCCCGTACGGGCAGTCTGCCGAGGTGACTCATGGAACTCAGCCAGCTGACCGCTCTGCTCACCGCAGGCGACTACACGATCTCCCGCGAGATCATCCAACGCGGCTTCGGTGTGCTCTTCCTCATCGCCTTCGTGTCCGCGTTCAACCAGTTCCCGGCCCTCCTCGGCGAACGCGGGCTGACCCCCGCCCCACGGTTCATCGCCCTGACCACGGCAAGGCAGGCTCCGAGCCTCTTCCGGTGGAAGCGGTTTTCGTATTCGGACCGACGGCTGCGCCTCGTCTGCGTGATCGGAATGGTCCTGGCCGCCTCGGCGATCGTCGGCCTGCCGCAGGCGGGCCCTGCGTGGGTGCCGATCCCGGTGTTCCTGGCGATGTGGGCGATGTACTTCTCGATCGTGTCGATCGGGCAGCGCTTCTACGGCTTCGGCTGGGAATCGCTGCTGCTCGAGGCGGGATTCCTCATCGGATTCCTCGGCTCCCACGAGGTGGCCCCGGCCCTGCCGATGATCCTGCTGCTGCGGTGGTTCGTCATCCGCGTCGAATTCGGTGCCGGAATGATCAAGATGCGCGGGGACTCATCCTGGCGCGACCTCACCGCGATGGACTATCACCATCAGACTCAGCCGATGCCGAACCCGGCCTCCCGTCTGGCCCACCTCATGCCCGGCTGGTGGCACAAGGGCGAGACCCTGGGCAGCCATATCGTCCAGCTCGTCGCCCCGTGGCTGCTGTTCGCACCGCAGCCGATCGCCTCCTTCGCGGCCTCAGCCATCATCATCACCCAGCTCGCACTCGTGATCAGCGGCAACTACGCGTGGCTGAATTGGGCGACGATCCTGCTCGCCTGCTCCGGTCTCAGCGACACCTTCTTCCGCTGGATCGTCGGCGGACCGTTCCCCGGGTGGGGGTGGAATGTGTTCACCGATTCCACCGGCACCGAGGCGGCCGACCGTGCCGCTGCCACCTATCCCGGCGAGGCTCTGCCCGTCTGGTGGCTGATCGTCGTCCTCGTGTTCGTCGCGTGGCAGGTATGGCTGAATGTGCCGGCTCTCCGGAACCTGTTCTCCCCGAATCAGCTGATGAATGCGAGCTTCAATCGGCTCGGCCTCGGCAATGCCTACGGGGCATTCGGGTCGATGACCGAGACCCGCAACGAGATCATCATCGAAGGGTGGATCGGCGACGGCGACGCTGAGGGCGCAGCCATCGACAGCGCAGACGCCGGCGGTACCCGCGCAGACGGTCCGAGCCGCGATGACCCAGACGCCGGTTGGCGGGAGTATCGGTTCAAGGGCAAGCCCGGGGATGTTCTTCGCCGCGGGCCCGTCGTCGCGCCCTATCATCTGCGGCTCGACTGGCTCATGTGGTTCGCCGCGCTCGGTGACTATCGGCAGACCTGGTTCTCCGAGCTCGTGCGCCGGATCGGCTCCGGGGACGGCCAGATCCGCCGCCTCATGGGATCAGACCCCTTCGACGGCGTGGCGCCGGACCTCATCCGCGTCCGCGTCTTCACCTACCGTTATGCCACCCGCACCGAACGCCGCGCGGCGAAGGCCGCGGGTGAGCCGCGACCTTGGTGGGTGCGTTCGGATCCGCGCATCCTCGTCCGCCCGATCGGCCTGCGGGAGGACTGACCGGTCTTGCGCGAACGCAGACGAGGCCTCTCCCCCACCCTCGCCCGCGCGGAGATCCTCCCCGTCTGAAGAGACGCCTCGGTGACGAGGTGCGACTTGGCTTTCCCACGGTCAGACTCTAAAGTTAACGTACCTTAACTTTTATTCGGGACCCCGACGACAAGGAGCCCCTCGTGTCTGACCACAGCAGTTCCACCACCTCCGCCGAGAGACCATCCGCCCCCGACGACGTTCCCGCAGAGCAGGGTGTTCGCCGCGCCCACCGCGCAGCCGCTGCAGCCCTGGCCGCGGCTCTGCCCCTCGGTCTGGCCGCCTGTGGCGGCACCGCGACCGCCGAGGATGCCGGCGACAGACCGGTCGTGCTCACGACGTTCACGGTGCTCGCCGACATCGCAGACAATGTCGCGGGCGAGCACCTCGATGTCGAGTCGATCACGAAGGCCGGAGCCGAGATCCACGGCTACGAACCCACTCCCGGCGACGTCCGCAAGGCCGCGAAGGCCGACCTCGTGCTCGACAACGGACTCAACCTCGAACAGTGGTTCTCCCAGTTCGTCGACGAGATCGACGTCCCCCACGTCGTCGTCAGCGAGGGTGTCGACGAGCTCTCGATCACCGAGGATGCCTACGCCGGCAAACCCAACCCGCACGCGTGGATGAGCCCGCTCAACGTCCAGATCTACGCCGAGAACATGGCCCGCGCCTTCGCCGACCTCGATCCGGACCACGCCGAGGACTTCACCGCGAATGCGAAGGACTACGGCGAGCAGCTGCAGACGGTCCAGGACGACCTCGTCGACGACCTCTCCACGCTGCCGAAGTCCCAGCGTGCGCTGGTCACCTGTGAAGGAGCGTTCTCCTACCTCGCACGCGATGCCGGACTGAGCGAGAAGTACATCTGGCCCGTCAATGCCGAATCGCAGGCGACACCGGGCCAGATCACCTCGGCGATCGACTTCGTCGAGGACAACGAGGTGCCAGCGGTGTTCTGCGAATCCACGGTCTCGCAGGCGCCGATGGATCGAGTCGTCGAGGCCACGGAGGCCGAATTCGGCGGCACACTCTACGTCGATTCACTGTCGGAGGCCGACGGTCCGGTGCCCACCTACCTCGACCTCATCCGCCACGACGCATCGGTCATCTCCGAGGCGCTGACCGGGAGCGAATCGTGAGTTCCGCAGCCGCTGCGTCCGTGAACGAACAGAAGAGCTCCACGGTCGGGCCGGCCGGCGATGCACCACCGGCGATCACCGTCGACGAGGTGACCGTCCACTACGGGGACACGCTCGCTCTTGATCGCGCCTCCCTGACGCTCGAGCGGGGACGCATCTGCGGGCTGATCGGGATGAACGGCTCGGGCAAGTCGACCCTGTTCAAAACGATCATGGGCATCGTCGACCCCGACACCGGGCGAGTGAGCATCGACGGCGGCCCGACACGGCGGGCCCGCAGGGCCGGAGCACTCGGCTATGTCCCTCAGAGCGAGGACGTCGACTGGGACTTCCCACTCTCGGTCCGCGATGTGGTGATGATGGGTCGCTATGGCCGCATGGGCCCACTCCGGATGAGCCGGAGAGCCGACCGCGAAGCCGTAGAGAGTGCCCTGGACCGCGTCGAACTCACCGAGTTCGCCGACCGCCAGATCGGTCAGCTCTCGGGCGGGCTGAAGAAACGGGCCTTCGTCGCCCGCGGACTCGCGCAGGGGGCGACGATCCTGCTCCTCGACGAGCCTTTCGCCGGCGTCGACAAACGCAGCGAGGCGACGATCACCGGCCTGCTGAAGGAACTCGCCGAGTCGGGGGCGACGGTGCTCGTGTCCACTCACGACCTCAATGCGCTGCCTGCACTCGCCGACGAGGCGATCCTCCTGATGCGCCGCGTCCTCCTCCACGGCTCTCCTGCCGAGGTGCTCCGACCGGAGAATCTCGCCCTGGCGTTCGGCCTCGACCCGTCCGGTGCGAGCGAGACACCCCGGGACGGTGAGAGTCCCAACTCCGACCGAGCCGACCGCATCGAAGGAGAGACGGCATGACGCTCATCGACTTCCTGCTCGAGCCCTTCGGCTTCGACTTCATGCTCCGCGCCTTGGCGACGACTCTCATCGCTTCGGTCGTGTGTGCCGTTCTCTCCTGTTGGCTGGTGCTCATCGGCTGGTCACTCATGGGCGATGCCGTTTCGCATGCAGTACTGCCCGGAGTCGTTCTCGCCTATGTCGTCGGCGCGCCGTTCGCCCTCGGTGCGGTGGTCTTCGGATTCCTCGCAGTCGGACTCATCGGAGCCGTCCGCGATACCAGCCGAATCAAGGAGGACGCGGCGATCGGCATCGTCTTCACTTCGCTCTTCGCCCTGGGCCTCGTCCTCATCTCTGTCACCCCTTCCCACGTCGACCTCAACCACATCATCTTCGGCAACCTTCTCGGAGTCTCGAGTTCCGAACTGGTCCAGGTGGCCATCCTCGGGGTGATCACCCTGCTCGTGCTCGCAGCCAAGAACCGCGATTTCACGCTCTACGCCTTCGACCCGACTCATGCACATGCGCTGGGGATCAATCCGCGCCTCCTCGGCGCCGCGCTGCTCGGGCTGCTCGCCCTGACCTCCGTGGTCGCACTGCAGGCGGTCGGGGTCGTGCTCGTCGTGGCAATGCTCATTGTGCCCGGCGCGACCGCATACCTGCTCACGGACAGGTTCCAGCGGATGCTGCTCATCGCCCCGGTGATCTCGATTCTGTGCGCAGTGATCGGTCTCTATTCGAGCTACTACCTCGACACCGCATCCGGTGGGATGGTGGTGCTTTCGCAGGGCACGGTCTTCGCGCTCGTCTACCTCTTCGCTCCTCGACACGGGCTCATCGGCCGTCGCCTGGCAGCGATGCGCCGACGGCGCGGGAATACCCGGATCCGCCCGGTGTCGACCGAAGCCGGCCGCCCCGCCTCGGCGAGGGTCAGTCCACGCCGAGCGCGAGCAGAACGATGAGGACGACGTTGAGGACGATGATGAGCACCGAGGCGGCCACGGCGATGAGCGTGATCCAGCGTGCGTTCGCGAATTCGCCCATCACTCGGCGGCTGCTCGTGAGCCTGACCAGGGGGATCATCGCAAACGGGATGCCGAGGCTGAGCACGACCTGGCTGAGCACGAGCGCCCAGGTCGGGTCGACGCCGATGGCGAGAACGATGAGCGCCGGGATCATCGTGACCGCGCGCTGCCACACGATCGAGATGTTCACGCGCAGCAGGCCCTGCATGATCGAGGCGCCCGCATAGGACCCGACGGCGCTCGAGGCCAGCCCGGAGGCGAGGAGTCCGATGCCGAAGAAGAGGCCGACGATCTCGCCGAGGTTGGCCGTGACGACCGCGTGCGCACCTTCGATGGTGTCGGTGCCGGTCTGGCCGCGCAGGGAGGCGGCGGCCAGGAGCAGCATGGCGATGTTCACGGATCCGGCGACGACGAGGGAGAGCACGACGTCCCAGCGGCTTGCGCGCAGCAGCTGTCCGGTCGAGGCGGTCGCATTGTCGCGGTGACGGTCGACCGAGAGCGCCGAGTGGAGGTAGATCGCGTGGGGCATGACGGTGGCGCCGAGCATGCTCGCGGCCAGGACCACGGAGTTCGTGCCTTCGAGCCGGGGCACGATTCCACCTGCGGCTTGCCCCCAATTCACGTCCCCGACGAACAGGCCTGCTAGAAAGCCGATGGCGATGATGACCAGGAATCCGATGATGACGAACTCGAAGGGACGCTGACCGCGGGTGGATTGGATCGAGAGCAGGAACAGCGACACCACTCCGACGATGACCCCGCCCAGCAGGAGCGGCAGGTCGAAGAGGATCTTCAGGGCGATCGCACCGCCGATGACTTCGGCGAGATCGGTGGCGATGGCGACGACCTCGGCCTGTCCCCAGTACGCGAGGCGGGTTCGCCTGCGGAGGCGATCACCGAGGAGGCTCGGCAGCGACTGCCCGGAGACGAGCCCGAGCTTCGAGGACAGGTATTGGACGAGAACGGCGATGAGATTCGCAGCCACGAGCACCCAGACGAGGAGGTATCCGTACTCCGCGCCGGCGGTGAGATTGGCCGCGACGTTTCCCGGATCGACATACGCGATGGCAGCGACGAAGGCCGGGCCGAGGAGGACGGCGGTGGAGATCTTCTTCCGGCCGTGCTTCTTCCGCCTGCGCCAGCCGGCGTGTACAGCGACAGAGGGATCGACGTTCATGAAGTTAAGGTACATTGACTTTGCCGATTCGGGCAACACGGCGAGCGCGGCTGGCACAACCGGCGAGTGCGGCGGGCGAAGCCGGCGGGCACGGGCTGCGCGGCATGGAACCGGGCCGGCTGCACTGCGTTGAACGGATGAGGCTGCGCGGTATGGAAACTGAACAAGGACCTAGGCTTCGAGCATGGTTGGTGAACGCGTTCAATTCCGCTCCGAGAAGTGGCGGCAGACGGAGGCCCGGATCATCCGCGCCGCTGCCGATCTGTTCCTCGAGCACGGATTCAGGGCCACGACAGTGCGCGCCGTCGCCAGGGCCGCCGAGGTGTCCGTCGGCCGGGTGATGTCGGTCGGCGACAAGGACGCGATCCTCGTCGCCTGTTTCGACAGGTGGATCGGCCAGCTCCAGGACGGGACATATTCGCCGCTGCCTCGGCGAGCGAGCCTGTCGAAGCGGGGAGCCGGAACCGCGCCGCGAGCATCTGCGGGAACCGGAGTGTCGGCGAATGCCACCTATGCGGCCGCGCCCGGGCCTCCCAGGGCCACCTCGGCGGTGCAGCGTCATCTGCCTGAGCTCTTTCTGCCGTTCCTCGAATTCTTCGCCGCGCATGAGGACCTGTCGCGGGACTATGCAGCGGCGATGATGCGGGTCAAGGCTGAGCCCGAGGTGTTCAACGCTCTCGCGCTGGATCTGCAGGGCCGCCTCAGCGAGTCCTTGATCTCGATCGGAATCGACGACGGCCATGCGCGCGCCAGCGCTGCGGCACTCTACGACTCCTACCTGGGGATTCTCTTCCGCTGGGCCGCGACGACGATGACGCTGTCCGAGGCGAGTGACGCGCTGCTCGCCACGATCGCCTTCCACACGCGTGCACGGGGGCCGCTGTGACTCTGCTGCCCGACCCGGTCTGGCCGGCCGTCGTCCTTGCCGTCATCGTCTTCGGGGACGGTCTGCTCACCTTCCGTCCGCCGCGGGCGATCGCCGACTGCCTCGACGGGGTCGGATTTCCGCGCGACTGGTGGTGGGTGCTCGCGGTCGTGAAATTCCTCGCTGCGGCGGGGCTGGTGGCCGGGATCTGGGTTCCCGGCCTCGGCGCGGCAGCCGCGGCGGGCCTCGTCGTCTATTTCCTCTGCGCAGCTGCCGCGCACCTGCGCGCCCGATATGTCGGGCGGGATTTCTGGCTCAACTGTCTGGGAATGCTCATCGTCTGCCTGGCGGTCCTCGTCTTCAGCTTCCTCGGATAGGGGCCGGGCCCCAGAGCCGGCGCCTAAGTCTCAGTACGGAGAATGCTTCTCCCACATCCTGCACGTCGGCCGTGTTTTGCCCTAGAGTCGAAGTACGGCACCGGCGCCGCCGAGGCGCTGAGCCGACCGGCAGCATCGCTGAACTGCCCGGCAGTGCGGCCGGGCCACCCCGGCAGAGGAGTGTAGACATGCCCGAATATGCCGACAGCAGTCGCACCCGCGACGAGACTCCCCACGAACGCCATGAGCGGTGGGCCTGGATCCATGAGACGGCGTCGATGACGGGGTGGGATTTCTCTCCGCTGTCCGGCCGCCTCATCGCCGATGATCCGCCATGGGACTTCGATCAGATCTGCCTCGACGCGATGGCCGAGTCGAGCAGCTGCCTCGATATGGGCACGGGAGGCGGCGAGCGCCTCGGCGAACTCATCGATCGTCTCAACGAGGCCCGGCCTCCCGGCGAATCGTCACCGACGATCTCCGCGACCGAGGGGTGGGAGCCGAACGTTCCCTTGGCCACCTCGATGCTGGAGGACTACGGCGTCGAGGTCACCCGCTACGACAGCGATCATCACCCGGAGATGCCGTGGGGCGACGGGGAGTTCGACCTCGTGATGAACCGCCACGAAAGCTACGACCTCGCCGAGGTGGCCCGCGTGCTCTCCCCGGGCGGGCTGTTCCTCACCCAGCAGGTCGACGGCACGGAGGCGCAGGAGTTCCGCGACCTCTTCGGCGGTGGGGTGGGCGATCTGCATCAGCAGCTCGAACCCTGCATCAGCGATGCCGAGAGTCAGGGCCTGTCGATCGAGGCGGCTCGCAAATGGCAGGGGACGATGCGCTTCACCGACGTCGAGGCGGTCATCGAGTACCTCGCCTATATTCCGTGGGACGTGCCCGGGTTCACCGTCAGGTCCAACCTCGACGTCCTCAGACGCCTGGCCGAGTCGAGTGAGCCGATCTCGGTCACGCAGAAGAGGTTCCTCATCGTCGCCCGCAAGCCCTGAACCCCGAACATAGGTCACCAACGGATGCTTCTCGCGCCCGCTCGAAAGTATCCGTTTGCGACCTATGTTTGCGGCGACCGGTCGGGCAGTGACCGGAAGGAGGTTTTCCCGACCCCACTCATGGGATAGCAGGATGGGACGCCGATGGTCCGCGTCGATAGCGTCGAAGCATGACTTCGACGGACTTCTCGTACCCCCAGCCCACCGATGATGAGCTCGCGGCACAGCAGCCCCGGGTCCCGAACCCTCCCGCCCAGCCGATCTATGCCTCTCCGCACCCCGACGACCTGGACCATGCGCACGATGCTGGCGCGACGGCTCGAATGGATGGTGACGCCTCGGCGAAGTCGCCGACACTGGGCAAGGCGGCGTTGACCCTCTCGATCGTCGCCATGGTTCTCAGTCTGGCCGCCTCGGCGATTCTGGGAGCCACCGCCGGGCCCTCCGAGGCGGCGTCCGGCTACTACTTCACCGACACGCCGGACTGGTATCAGACCCTGGCGACCGTGCTCGTCGGGGTCCAGGGCCTGTGCACCTGCGTGGGCATCACGGGCATCGTGCTCGGCATCGTCTCCACGGTCACCGGGCGGGGCCGGACACCCGGCATCATCGCCATCGCAGTGGCAGCGATTGCCCCGTTCGTCTCCTTCGGCACCTTCGTCGCCCTCAGCTTCATCTTCGCCTGACACCGCTCTCGCCCGTCACTGCCCTTACCTGTCTCCGCCGAGAGACTGGCTGCAGGAGGCCAAGGCGTCGGTGCCGCGGCAGCAGCAGCCACGGTCGTTCAGATGGCCGACGCTCATGCCTGCAGCCTGAGTCTGAGCACGGCAGAGTTTCGAGAGCGCTCGGGTCGCCCCGCGGACCCTGAACCCCAAACTCAGGTCGCAAACGGACACTTCTGAGCCGGCGAAAGTATCCTTAGTGACCTATGTTTGAGGCGGCTGGTGGCCTGGTGCCGTGCACGCGCCTGCCGTCCGAATTCCGAACCAGTCATTGACACCGCCTCTCCCGCGATGCACGATTGAACAAATCGATTTGGCCGCTGGATTTCAGGCCGATCACGATGTGCCTCGAGGAGCAGTGCCATGCCCGCAACACCCGATCCGGACAAATCCGACAGCACCGCCGGCAACGACGCCGACACCGCCGTCGAAGCAGACACAACCCCATCCGCGGACACCGACGCATCCGGCACGGCCGTCCACCCCGTCGA
Proteins encoded in this region:
- a CDS encoding lipase maturation factor family protein gives rise to the protein MELSQLTALLTAGDYTISREIIQRGFGVLFLIAFVSAFNQFPALLGERGLTPAPRFIALTTARQAPSLFRWKRFSYSDRRLRLVCVIGMVLAASAIVGLPQAGPAWVPIPVFLAMWAMYFSIVSIGQRFYGFGWESLLLEAGFLIGFLGSHEVAPALPMILLLRWFVIRVEFGAGMIKMRGDSSWRDLTAMDYHHQTQPMPNPASRLAHLMPGWWHKGETLGSHIVQLVAPWLLFAPQPIASFAASAIIITQLALVISGNYAWLNWATILLACSGLSDTFFRWIVGGPFPGWGWNVFTDSTGTEAADRAAATYPGEALPVWWLIVVLVFVAWQVWLNVPALRNLFSPNQLMNASFNRLGLGNAYGAFGSMTETRNEIIIEGWIGDGDAEGAAIDSADAGGTRADGPSRDDPDAGWREYRFKGKPGDVLRRGPVVAPYHLRLDWLMWFAALGDYRQTWFSELVRRIGSGDGQIRRLMGSDPFDGVAPDLIRVRVFTYRYATRTERRAAKAAGEPRPWWVRSDPRILVRPIGLRED
- a CDS encoding metal ABC transporter substrate-binding protein; the protein is MAAALPLGLAACGGTATAEDAGDRPVVLTTFTVLADIADNVAGEHLDVESITKAGAEIHGYEPTPGDVRKAAKADLVLDNGLNLEQWFSQFVDEIDVPHVVVSEGVDELSITEDAYAGKPNPHAWMSPLNVQIYAENMARAFADLDPDHAEDFTANAKDYGEQLQTVQDDLVDDLSTLPKSQRALVTCEGAFSYLARDAGLSEKYIWPVNAESQATPGQITSAIDFVEDNEVPAVFCESTVSQAPMDRVVEATEAEFGGTLYVDSLSEADGPVPTYLDLIRHDASVISEALTGSES
- a CDS encoding metal ABC transporter ATP-binding protein; translation: MNEQKSSTVGPAGDAPPAITVDEVTVHYGDTLALDRASLTLERGRICGLIGMNGSGKSTLFKTIMGIVDPDTGRVSIDGGPTRRARRAGALGYVPQSEDVDWDFPLSVRDVVMMGRYGRMGPLRMSRRADREAVESALDRVELTEFADRQIGQLSGGLKKRAFVARGLAQGATILLLDEPFAGVDKRSEATITGLLKELAESGATVLVSTHDLNALPALADEAILLMRRVLLHGSPAEVLRPENLALAFGLDPSGASETPRDGESPNSDRADRIEGETA
- a CDS encoding metal ABC transporter permease; this translates as MTLIDFLLEPFGFDFMLRALATTLIASVVCAVLSCWLVLIGWSLMGDAVSHAVLPGVVLAYVVGAPFALGAVVFGFLAVGLIGAVRDTSRIKEDAAIGIVFTSLFALGLVLISVTPSHVDLNHIIFGNLLGVSSSELVQVAILGVITLLVLAAKNRDFTLYAFDPTHAHALGINPRLLGAALLGLLALTSVVALQAVGVVLVVAMLIVPGATAYLLTDRFQRMLLIAPVISILCAVIGLYSSYYLDTASGGMVVLSQGTVFALVYLFAPRHGLIGRRLAAMRRRRGNTRIRPVSTEAGRPASARVSPRRARAER
- a CDS encoding Nramp family divalent metal transporter; this encodes MNVDPSVAVHAGWRRRKKHGRKKISTAVLLGPAFVAAIAYVDPGNVAANLTAGAEYGYLLVWVLVAANLIAVLVQYLSSKLGLVSGQSLPSLLGDRLRRRTRLAYWGQAEVVAIATDLAEVIGGAIALKILFDLPLLLGGVIVGVVSLFLLSIQSTRGQRPFEFVIIGFLVIIAIGFLAGLFVGDVNWGQAAGGIVPRLEGTNSVVLAASMLGATVMPHAIYLHSALSVDRHRDNATASTGQLLRASRWDVVLSLVVAGSVNIAMLLLAAASLRGQTGTDTIEGAHAVVTANLGEIVGLFFGIGLLASGLASSAVGSYAGASIMQGLLRVNISIVWQRAVTMIPALIVLAIGVDPTWALVLSQVVLSLGIPFAMIPLVRLTSSRRVMGEFANARWITLIAVAASVLIIVLNVVLIVLLALGVD
- a CDS encoding TetR/AcrR family transcriptional regulator, with the translated sequence MVGERVQFRSEKWRQTEARIIRAAADLFLEHGFRATTVRAVARAAEVSVGRVMSVGDKDAILVACFDRWIGQLQDGTYSPLPRRASLSKRGAGTAPRASAGTGVSANATYAAAPGPPRATSAVQRHLPELFLPFLEFFAAHEDLSRDYAAAMMRVKAEPEVFNALALDLQGRLSESLISIGIDDGHARASAAALYDSYLGILFRWAATTMTLSEASDALLATIAFHTRARGPL
- a CDS encoding DoxX family protein; this translates as MTLLPDPVWPAVVLAVIVFGDGLLTFRPPRAIADCLDGVGFPRDWWWVLAVVKFLAAAGLVAGIWVPGLGAAAAAGLVVYFLCAAAAHLRARYVGRDFWLNCLGMLIVCLAVLVFSFLG
- a CDS encoding class I SAM-dependent methyltransferase, whose amino-acid sequence is MPEYADSSRTRDETPHERHERWAWIHETASMTGWDFSPLSGRLIADDPPWDFDQICLDAMAESSSCLDMGTGGGERLGELIDRLNEARPPGESSPTISATEGWEPNVPLATSMLEDYGVEVTRYDSDHHPEMPWGDGEFDLVMNRHESYDLAEVARVLSPGGLFLTQQVDGTEAQEFRDLFGGGVGDLHQQLEPCISDAESQGLSIEAARKWQGTMRFTDVEAVIEYLAYIPWDVPGFTVRSNLDVLRRLAESSEPISVTQKRFLIVARKP